One Myxococcales bacterium genomic region harbors:
- a CDS encoding HNH endonuclease, with product MRTLLLTPWMSPHRIISWERAVVLLVLGKVDVISAYEDEVRGPTHVLPTPSIVRMKKGGPRNKPVVRFSRVNVFTRDGFRCQYCGERLPVRELNYDHVVPRSKGGKTTWENIVTSCYPCNLRKGSRTPEEAGMTLAKRPVVPKSLPVASGLRFTTRDVPETWAPYCQGLLGNAVVS from the coding sequence ATGCGCACGCTCCTTTTGACCCCGTGGATGTCGCCCCACCGAATCATTTCGTGGGAGCGCGCCGTCGTGCTGCTCGTGCTCGGCAAGGTCGACGTGATCTCGGCCTACGAGGACGAGGTGCGTGGTCCGACCCACGTGCTCCCCACGCCGTCGATCGTGCGCATGAAGAAGGGTGGCCCCAGGAACAAGCCGGTCGTGCGCTTCTCCCGCGTCAACGTGTTCACGCGCGACGGATTTCGCTGCCAATACTGCGGCGAGAGGCTCCCCGTCCGCGAGCTCAACTACGACCACGTGGTGCCCCGCTCGAAGGGGGGCAAGACCACGTGGGAGAACATCGTGACGTCGTGTTATCCGTGCAACCTTCGAAAAGGTAGCCGCACGCCGGAAGAGGCCGGCATGACCCTCGCCAAGAGGCCCGTCGTGCCCAAGTCGCTCCCCGTCGCGTCGGGGCTCCGCTTCACCACGAGAGACGTGCCCGAGACCTGGGCCCCGTATTGTCAGGGGCTCCTCGGGAACGCGGTCGTGTCGTGA
- a CDS encoding sigma-70 family RNA polymerase sigma factor — MSKLVRTHRATLLGNARRRGLSADDALDAVQDAFLVFLRLPEARAMGEDPTSALKMLTVLLRHGTMNRRRKTQRRARGDAELAAVTQGTDESTDELLVRVEELARVRGCILRMAELQRRVVELSLVEGLSHDGVGASLGISEGYARVLLHRARAHVRGCTFDYEESEAT; from the coding sequence GTGAGCAAACTCGTCCGCACGCACCGCGCCACCCTGCTGGGCAACGCGCGTCGCCGTGGGCTCTCGGCCGACGACGCGCTCGACGCCGTGCAGGACGCCTTCCTCGTCTTCTTGCGGCTCCCCGAGGCTCGCGCCATGGGCGAAGATCCGACCTCGGCGCTCAAGATGCTCACGGTGCTCCTCCGGCACGGCACGATGAACCGCCGCCGCAAGACCCAACGGCGTGCTCGTGGCGACGCCGAGCTCGCCGCGGTGACCCAAGGCACGGACGAGAGCACCGACGAGCTCCTCGTGCGCGTCGAGGAGCTCGCGCGGGTGCGTGGCTGCATCTTGCGCATGGCCGAGCTGCAGCGTCGTGTCGTCGAGCTCTCGCTCGTCGAAGGGCTGTCTCACGACGGCGTCGGCGCGAGCCTCGGTATCTCGGAGGGGTACGCCCGTGTGCTCCTTCACCGCGCCCGCGCGCACGTGCGGGGCTGTACGTTCGACTACGAAGAATCGGAGGCCACCTGA
- a CDS encoding DUF924 domain-containing protein: MAMGNPSLSPVLPFWLGPLDADGLAAADKVERWFAKSDELDTLVRSTFSDVHAELLREGPSFVPDGSREALAAIVVLDQFSRNMFRGTPAMFATDPLAEGLARRLVDTGAHEELATHERVFVYMPFMHAERLEAQEACVRLMSALVEGTTGRARAAVASNVRFAEAHRDIVARFGRFPHRNAILGRVSSAEEVAFLTEPGSSF; this comes from the coding sequence ATGGCCATGGGTAATCCTTCTCTCTCTCCCGTGCTCCCGTTCTGGCTGGGTCCCCTCGACGCCGATGGGCTCGCTGCCGCCGACAAGGTGGAGCGCTGGTTCGCCAAGTCGGACGAGCTCGACACGCTCGTTCGATCGACGTTCTCGGACGTTCACGCCGAGCTGCTCCGCGAGGGCCCGTCGTTCGTGCCTGACGGCTCCCGCGAGGCGCTCGCGGCGATCGTCGTGCTCGATCAATTCTCTCGCAACATGTTCCGCGGCACGCCCGCGATGTTCGCCACGGACCCGCTGGCCGAGGGCCTGGCGCGTCGCCTCGTCGACACGGGCGCCCACGAGGAGCTCGCGACGCACGAGCGTGTCTTCGTCTACATGCCCTTCATGCACGCCGAGCGCCTCGAGGCGCAAGAGGCGTGTGTTCGGCTCATGTCGGCCTTGGTCGAGGGCACTACGGGCCGCGCACGTGCGGCGGTCGCCTCGAACGTCCGCTTCGCCGAAGCCCACCGCGACATCGTCGCTCGGTTCGGCCGCTTCCCCCACCGCAACGCCATCCTCGGGCGCGTGTCGTCGGCCGAAGAGGTCGCGTTCCTCACCGAGCCTGGGTCCTCGTTCTGA
- a CDS encoding SEL1-like repeat protein, with product MHANPHRDDPRPSLVLESGTLDAAVREAKVDRLLFDVDEGDRAALVRAVKVARKATPEVMRRVLAAFDAVPKLTACELYYRGLLLFRLGDGVAAAISHTRAAEAGNADAMFELSVLYARGLGVRANADLSEAWLQRAAAANHPRALYNVGAAYASGAKGQPDYERAASYYERATYLGNGRAAATLAAMISAGEIPGTADEASAWLTMAEDLGFFPEARRSREHAS from the coding sequence ATGCACGCGAACCCCCACCGCGACGACCCTCGCCCGTCCCTCGTGCTCGAATCGGGAACCCTCGATGCGGCGGTGCGCGAGGCCAAGGTGGACCGGCTCCTCTTCGACGTCGACGAGGGAGACCGTGCGGCGCTCGTGCGCGCCGTCAAGGTCGCGAGGAAGGCGACCCCGGAGGTCATGCGGCGGGTCCTCGCGGCGTTCGACGCCGTGCCGAAGCTCACGGCGTGCGAGCTCTACTACCGAGGGCTCCTGCTCTTTCGGCTCGGCGATGGGGTGGCGGCCGCCATCAGCCACACACGCGCCGCCGAGGCGGGCAACGCCGACGCGATGTTCGAGCTCTCGGTGCTCTACGCCCGGGGGCTCGGGGTGCGGGCGAACGCAGACCTCTCCGAGGCGTGGCTCCAACGCGCCGCCGCGGCGAACCATCCGCGTGCACTCTACAACGTCGGAGCGGCGTACGCCTCGGGCGCCAAGGGGCAACCCGACTACGAGCGCGCGGCGAGCTACTACGAGCGCGCGACCTACCTCGGAAACGGGCGCGCCGCCGCGACGCTGGCCGCCATGATCTCGGCGGGTGAGATTCCAGGGACCGCCGACGAGGCTTCGGCGTGGCTCACCATGGCGGAGGACCTCGGCTTCTTCCCCGAGGCGCGGCGTTCGCGCGAGCACGCGTCCTAA
- a CDS encoding SDR family NAD(P)-dependent oxidoreductase — protein MEGSVTTFSDIVDTALEGTLVGSFTRIGASVRRSLDAWDSEPLPSLEGRVAVVSGATSGLGLVTAQRLAALGAHVCILARDEGKAARVRTSILNDVPGASLTIARGDTGHLDDMRRVAREIAARHERVDVLVHNAGALDAERTVSPEGIETTVASHVVGPLVLTRALLPCLERAGSSRPPARVLWVSSGGMYAEPLDTSRLEMPHRGYDGVVAYARAKRAQVTLSEMLAERLASRGIVVHAMHPGWADTPGVARSLPRFRAMLRPLLRTPNEGADTLVWLAASRGLPSTTTGRFWLDRRVRAIHKLSSTRASDTAAERERLWRWLATVSGEPETWP, from the coding sequence ATCGAAGGGAGCGTGACCACGTTCTCCGACATCGTCGACACCGCCCTCGAAGGAACCTTGGTGGGCAGCTTCACGCGCATCGGCGCAAGCGTGCGGCGGTCGCTCGACGCATGGGACTCCGAGCCGCTCCCGAGCCTCGAGGGGCGTGTGGCGGTCGTCTCCGGGGCGACCTCGGGGCTCGGGCTCGTCACCGCGCAGAGGCTCGCGGCGCTCGGGGCCCACGTCTGCATCCTGGCGCGTGACGAGGGGAAGGCCGCGCGCGTGCGCACCTCGATCCTGAACGACGTCCCCGGCGCGAGCCTCACGATCGCGCGAGGCGACACGGGCCACCTCGACGACATGAGGCGGGTCGCCCGTGAGATCGCGGCGAGGCACGAGCGGGTCGACGTGCTCGTCCACAACGCGGGCGCGCTCGACGCCGAGAGGACCGTCTCTCCCGAGGGAATCGAGACCACAGTCGCGAGCCACGTCGTCGGGCCGCTCGTGCTCACGCGGGCGCTCCTCCCGTGCCTCGAACGAGCGGGGTCCTCGCGCCCGCCGGCCCGTGTGCTCTGGGTTTCTTCCGGGGGTATGTACGCGGAGCCCCTCGACACCTCGAGGCTCGAGATGCCCCACCGCGGGTACGACGGCGTCGTCGCGTATGCACGCGCGAAGCGAGCGCAGGTCACGCTGTCGGAGATGCTGGCCGAGCGCCTCGCGAGCCGTGGGATCGTCGTCCACGCGATGCACCCGGGTTGGGCCGACACGCCTGGCGTCGCGCGTTCGCTCCCGAGGTTTCGTGCGATGCTCCGCCCCTTGCTCCGCACCCCGAACGAAGGTGCCGACACGCTCGTGTGGCTCGCCGCGAGCCGAGGTCTCCCTTCTACGACGACAGGGCGCTTCTGGCTCGACCGCCGGGTGCGCGCGATCCACAAGCTCTCGAGCACACGCGCAAGCGACACGGCCGCCGAACGCGAGCGCCTTTGGCGATGGCTCGCCACCGTATCGGGAGAGCCCGAGACCTGGCCCTGA
- a CDS encoding TROVE domain-containing protein, with the protein MSNKALFGFAGKASPATAINEAGGKAYAFSAEHALAQLTVTGTLHNTFYANAEDQLDKVLSLAAEVSPEMVAKTAIYCREKGFMKDVPALLVAYLAKRDTRLMKLVFPRVIDTGKMLRSFVQIVRSGRVGRKSLGTAPKRAAQGWFHGRSPEAIFRGSVGAQPSMGDVIKLVRPAPTKADGSKDAAREALYGYLIGKAIDETALPETVQAFEAFKKAHGEGTKVPEVPFEMLTALELTREHWAAIAKTMSWTQTRMNLNTLLRKGVFEDEAMVALVAERIRDEALVRKAKVFPYQLLAAFKAANGAMPRAITNALQDALETATENVPDVPGKIFVCPDVSGSMQSSATGHRGSATSSVRCVDVAGLVAASFMRKNEDAEIVPFSDDVVPLPRALNPRDSVMTNAQYLASLPSGGTACVAPLRHLNRAGKNGDLVVFVSDNQSWADFRLGGPATRGTPMAEEWERFRARNPRAKLVLIDIQPYTHTQVANRADVLNVGGFSDAVFEVVSLFAKGETTGFVDAIRAVTL; encoded by the coding sequence ATGTCGAACAAGGCACTCTTCGGTTTTGCGGGCAAGGCCTCGCCCGCGACGGCCATCAACGAGGCCGGGGGGAAGGCGTACGCGTTCTCCGCCGAGCACGCCCTCGCCCAGCTCACGGTCACGGGGACGCTCCACAACACCTTCTATGCGAACGCCGAGGATCAGCTCGACAAGGTGCTCTCGCTCGCGGCCGAGGTGTCTCCCGAAATGGTGGCGAAGACCGCGATCTACTGTCGCGAGAAGGGCTTCATGAAGGACGTTCCCGCGCTCCTCGTGGCCTACCTCGCGAAGCGCGACACGCGCCTCATGAAGCTCGTCTTTCCGCGTGTCATCGACACGGGCAAGATGCTCAGGAGCTTCGTCCAGATCGTGCGCTCGGGCCGCGTGGGGCGAAAGTCTCTCGGTACGGCGCCCAAGCGCGCGGCGCAGGGGTGGTTTCACGGCAGGTCTCCGGAGGCGATCTTCCGCGGATCGGTCGGTGCGCAGCCCTCGATGGGGGACGTCATCAAGCTGGTTCGACCGGCTCCGACGAAGGCAGACGGCTCGAAGGACGCGGCACGTGAGGCGCTCTACGGGTACCTCATCGGCAAGGCGATCGACGAGACCGCCCTGCCCGAGACCGTGCAAGCCTTCGAGGCCTTCAAGAAGGCGCACGGCGAAGGCACGAAGGTGCCCGAGGTGCCGTTCGAGATGCTCACCGCGCTCGAGCTCACGCGCGAGCACTGGGCGGCGATCGCGAAGACCATGTCGTGGACGCAGACGCGCATGAACCTGAACACCCTGCTTCGAAAGGGGGTGTTCGAGGACGAGGCCATGGTGGCGCTCGTCGCCGAGAGGATCCGTGACGAGGCGCTCGTACGCAAGGCCAAGGTCTTTCCGTACCAGCTCCTCGCCGCGTTCAAGGCGGCGAACGGCGCGATGCCGAGGGCGATCACGAACGCGCTCCAGGACGCGCTCGAGACGGCGACCGAGAACGTCCCCGACGTGCCGGGAAAGATCTTCGTCTGCCCCGACGTCTCGGGGTCGATGCAGAGCTCGGCGACGGGCCATCGTGGGAGCGCGACGAGCTCGGTGCGTTGCGTCGACGTCGCGGGGCTCGTAGCCGCCTCGTTCATGCGCAAGAACGAGGACGCCGAGATCGTACCCTTCAGCGACGACGTCGTGCCGCTCCCGCGGGCCTTGAACCCGCGTGACTCGGTCATGACGAACGCGCAGTACCTCGCCTCGCTCCCCTCGGGGGGCACGGCGTGTGTCGCGCCCCTGCGTCACCTGAACCGGGCCGGAAAGAACGGCGACCTCGTGGTCTTCGTCTCCGACAACCAGTCGTGGGCCGATTTCCGCCTCGGTGGGCCGGCTACGCGAGGGACGCCGATGGCCGAGGAGTGGGAGCGATTTCGTGCGCGAAACCCGCGCGCGAAGCTCGTGCTGATCGACATCCAGCCCTACACCCACACACAGGTCGCGAATCGCGCCGACGTCCTCAACGTCGGTGGGTTCAGTGACGCCGTCTTCGAGGTCGTGTCGCTCTTCGCCAAGGGAGAGACGACGGGCTTCGTGGACGCCATCCGAGCCGTCACTCTGTGA
- a CDS encoding sigma-70 family RNA polymerase sigma factor: protein MHLPLPTPYAVEPSFAAEADGASHGLTLESIYAAHARHVAELAFRLMGNDRDLDDVVQETFLDVRDGLDSRDPSVPVRAWVRLLAVRRVRRLFAKRRRFRVFGFRWLEAMIRADVPRERERDLDLYAALETLPDELRIPFCLHRVDELTLPETAAACEVSLATVKRRIAEAEARLEKRLVR from the coding sequence ATGCACCTTCCCCTCCCCACCCCTTACGCGGTCGAGCCCTCGTTCGCCGCCGAAGCCGACGGGGCGAGCCATGGCCTCACGCTGGAGTCGATCTACGCGGCCCATGCGCGGCACGTGGCCGAGCTCGCCTTCCGCCTCATGGGCAACGACCGCGACCTCGACGACGTCGTCCAAGAGACCTTCCTCGACGTCCGCGACGGCCTCGACTCACGCGACCCGAGCGTGCCCGTGCGCGCGTGGGTACGCCTCCTCGCCGTCCGGCGCGTGCGGCGGCTCTTCGCCAAGCGTCGGCGTTTCCGCGTCTTCGGGTTCCGGTGGCTCGAGGCGATGATCCGCGCCGACGTGCCACGCGAGCGCGAGCGTGATCTCGATCTCTACGCGGCGCTCGAGACGCTGCCCGACGAGCTTCGCATCCCGTTCTGTCTTCACCGCGTGGACGAGCTCACGCTCCCGGAGACCGCCGCGGCGTGCGAGGTGTCCCTCGCGACGGTGAAGCGGCGCATCGCCGAGGCCGAGGCTCGGCTCGAGAAGAGGCTCGTCCGATGA
- a CDS encoding protein kinase, giving the protein MEPSATTTPTEVGHYRVVRPIGRGGMGSVVLARDVRLGRLVALKFLSQDLLGSPEVRAQFDVEARTTASLSHPNVVTLFDVGEHDGRPWVALEYIEGSTLAQRLQNDWPSVPESVRIGLAIARAIEAAHAAGIVHRDLKPANVLLGVDGRPRVVDFGVARFSSRRSDVPPADDGAGEGPLGILGTPSYMAPEQWDGRDSPATDVWALGLILHLLFARSQPFRDLDTVRIVAKMNEPDPVVVSPELTIVAPELAPLVVRCLAKSPAARPTASEVVVALSAIEAQKRAPKPTESPFRGLSAFSEKHAHLFFGREAEIAGFVERLRHRGTLVVVGTSGAGKSSFLLAGVVPRLREGARHHVVVVRPQARPLRALAEALAGERRSRDTDSLAERDTVVEGARARSTEDTGAEVDSVADLEARLRANPDVLAVTLAELAVERDARVLLVVDQLEEVVTVTQDVEERRAFLDALGSAGAEANEPVRVVMTVRDDFLGRIPWGSFAQRVLSGVVLLAPPEPDALREIVTRPLEAAGYAFDDATLLDDMVAEVFGETSCLPLVQFALSLMWARRDEARGLLLRSVYERMGGVGGALAAHAEDVLSTLGPTEVDLCRGILLGLVTDQGTRRARPRIALVGGLADGADALVTKLVDARLLSAQRGAEGNVELAHESLTRVWPRLARWIEESHEDLALATDLVTAAERWDRRGRRADELWEGDALRDAVRLLSRGTSKVSGVAVALVRASEAREKRRARRRRAVVASMLVAAVLTAIASSMAAWALRERQRDATLAALKADDARARLLEERALASYASLEVHDARAQLRASLESRDSLALRSLSQKLARDPALLRVLDEEVTYDAHIVPSGRTLVTARQAGLVELVDTVTLERRLLRGHTDQVLAVATLADGRVVSASWNGELRVWDSSTGASRLLLKRAGFYGFAVRGTMVAVTSDGVVDLLTPDAPPRVVEAPVSRTFGIAFEPSGERLLIGGEDGRVLALDVATGRVVRASEKGSPVRRVAFASGRLLVIRRNGTMSVLDAATLASVREIAAHEGDARGLVVAGDGRVWTGGLDRRIVAWDLATGRELASLPTRLSSVTQLTVAPDGTTLVACGLGGAEVWDLARLGTKPRNPAHPDVVVDLHFSADGKSLVSASYRSILRWDVATGVPSARVVRTSKRGRDIAVDERHGIVLATDERGGMSLWEIESGRFLATLGSHNVMPIGMAYAAEHDLAAVGTSDGTVLLFQPGARKLVREVTAFAAEVRGLVFSPDGATLYAVGTDGTVVAIAVRSGAVTPVARHEGRILGLSASHDRRALLLAGQDGVAARLDLATKTETVLGKFPGRLPRLVASPDGRTVAVPSSDGNVYLLDTVTGRRRSFVGNRSEVNVVAFDPSGKILAVGGDDHTVRLFDVEKGEPLWRPDPAFVDADPGAAPAGKSDSAIRYTKPLDGLGAVVAFENGTVEIRSEKGASVRTLRDTPSRPSTRVLAGPLGTLALGFEDGTFGLWDTAMGLALDRVTLHGAIVGLRIDASGLRGTSELGDSATLELGALSKDYCELLAEVRKDVPYVWRDGAIAPEPRELPCRRP; this is encoded by the coding sequence GTGGAGCCGAGCGCGACGACGACGCCGACGGAGGTCGGGCACTACCGCGTCGTGCGGCCCATCGGGCGGGGGGGCATGGGGAGCGTCGTGCTCGCCCGTGACGTGCGCCTCGGTCGCCTCGTCGCGCTCAAGTTCCTTTCGCAGGATCTCCTCGGCTCACCGGAGGTACGGGCGCAGTTCGACGTCGAGGCACGGACGACGGCGAGCCTGTCTCACCCGAACGTCGTGACGCTCTTCGACGTGGGGGAGCACGACGGGCGTCCATGGGTCGCGCTCGAGTACATCGAGGGCAGCACGCTCGCGCAGCGCCTCCAGAACGACTGGCCGAGCGTGCCCGAGTCGGTCCGTATCGGCCTCGCGATCGCGCGGGCCATCGAGGCCGCACACGCCGCGGGCATCGTGCATCGCGACCTCAAGCCGGCGAACGTGCTCCTCGGTGTCGACGGGCGGCCGCGCGTGGTCGACTTCGGGGTGGCGAGGTTCTCGTCGCGTCGGTCCGACGTGCCGCCAGCAGACGACGGCGCCGGAGAGGGCCCCCTCGGGATCTTGGGGACCCCGAGCTACATGGCGCCCGAGCAGTGGGACGGCCGCGACAGCCCCGCGACGGACGTGTGGGCCCTCGGGCTCATCCTCCACCTCCTGTTCGCGCGGTCGCAGCCGTTCCGGGATTTGGACACGGTTCGCATCGTCGCCAAGATGAACGAGCCCGACCCCGTGGTGGTGTCGCCCGAGCTCACGATCGTCGCGCCCGAGCTCGCGCCTCTCGTGGTGCGGTGCCTCGCGAAGAGCCCCGCGGCGCGGCCCACCGCCTCGGAGGTGGTCGTCGCGCTCTCGGCCATCGAGGCGCAAAAAAGAGCCCCCAAGCCGACGGAGAGCCCGTTCCGTGGTCTCTCGGCGTTCTCCGAGAAACACGCGCATCTCTTCTTCGGAAGGGAGGCCGAGATCGCGGGCTTCGTCGAGCGGCTGCGGCATCGCGGCACGCTCGTGGTCGTCGGCACCTCGGGAGCGGGGAAGAGCTCGTTTTTGCTCGCCGGCGTCGTCCCGCGGCTCCGAGAGGGCGCGAGGCACCACGTCGTCGTCGTGAGGCCGCAGGCGAGGCCGCTCCGTGCGCTGGCCGAGGCCCTCGCGGGAGAACGGCGCTCGCGCGACACCGACTCCTTGGCCGAGCGCGACACCGTGGTCGAAGGGGCTAGGGCGCGCTCGACCGAGGACACCGGAGCCGAGGTCGACTCGGTCGCCGACCTCGAGGCGCGCCTCCGCGCGAACCCCGATGTCCTCGCGGTCACGCTCGCCGAGCTCGCCGTCGAACGCGACGCGCGAGTGCTCCTCGTCGTCGATCAGCTCGAGGAGGTCGTGACGGTGACGCAGGACGTGGAGGAGCGGCGCGCGTTCCTCGACGCGCTCGGCTCCGCGGGCGCGGAAGCGAACGAGCCGGTTCGGGTGGTGATGACGGTGCGCGACGATTTTCTCGGTCGGATCCCGTGGGGTAGCTTCGCGCAGCGTGTGCTCTCCGGCGTGGTGCTGCTCGCGCCACCGGAGCCCGACGCGCTCCGCGAGATCGTCACGAGGCCCCTCGAGGCCGCGGGGTACGCCTTCGACGACGCGACGCTGCTCGACGACATGGTCGCCGAGGTCTTCGGTGAGACCTCGTGTCTCCCGCTCGTCCAGTTCGCGCTCAGCCTGATGTGGGCGCGTCGTGACGAAGCTCGGGGCCTCCTTCTGCGGTCGGTCTACGAACGCATGGGAGGCGTGGGAGGGGCGCTCGCGGCCCACGCCGAGGACGTGCTCTCGACGCTCGGCCCGACCGAGGTGGACCTCTGCCGCGGCATTCTGCTCGGGCTCGTGACCGACCAAGGCACACGTCGCGCGAGACCGAGGATTGCCCTCGTGGGGGGCCTCGCGGACGGGGCGGACGCCCTCGTGACGAAGCTCGTCGACGCGCGTCTCCTCTCGGCGCAGCGCGGCGCCGAGGGCAACGTCGAGCTCGCGCACGAGTCGCTCACACGTGTGTGGCCGAGGCTCGCGCGCTGGATCGAGGAGAGCCACGAGGACCTCGCGCTGGCGACGGACCTCGTGACCGCGGCGGAGCGCTGGGATCGCCGAGGGCGACGCGCCGACGAGCTCTGGGAGGGCGACGCCCTGAGAGACGCCGTGAGGTTGCTCTCGCGAGGGACGTCGAAGGTCTCGGGTGTCGCCGTCGCGCTCGTTCGTGCGTCGGAGGCCCGTGAAAAACGCCGTGCGCGTCGTCGTCGTGCCGTCGTCGCATCGATGCTCGTGGCGGCCGTGCTCACGGCGATCGCGTCGTCCATGGCCGCCTGGGCCCTGAGGGAGCGCCAGCGCGACGCGACCCTCGCCGCGCTCAAGGCCGACGACGCCCGCGCCCGACTGCTCGAGGAGCGAGCCCTCGCGAGCTACGCGTCGCTCGAGGTCCACGACGCTCGCGCTCAGCTTCGCGCGTCGCTCGAGTCGCGTGACTCGCTCGCCCTCCGCAGCCTCTCGCAGAAGCTCGCGCGGGATCCGGCGCTGCTCCGTGTGCTGGACGAGGAGGTCACGTACGACGCCCACATCGTCCCCTCGGGTCGTACCTTGGTGACGGCGCGACAGGCCGGCCTCGTCGAGCTCGTCGACACCGTGACGCTGGAGCGACGGCTCCTTCGGGGGCACACCGATCAGGTGCTCGCCGTGGCGACCCTCGCCGATGGTCGGGTCGTGTCGGCGAGCTGGAACGGCGAGCTGCGGGTATGGGACTCGAGCACCGGTGCCAGTCGCCTGCTCCTGAAGCGCGCCGGGTTCTACGGTTTCGCCGTGCGGGGCACGATGGTGGCTGTCACGAGCGACGGGGTGGTCGACCTGCTGACTCCCGATGCCCCTCCGCGCGTGGTCGAGGCGCCGGTCTCGAGGACGTTCGGCATCGCGTTCGAGCCGAGCGGTGAGCGCCTCTTGATCGGGGGAGAGGACGGCAGGGTCCTCGCGCTCGACGTCGCGACCGGTCGCGTCGTGCGCGCGAGCGAAAAGGGCTCGCCTGTAAGAAGGGTCGCGTTCGCCTCGGGACGCTTGCTCGTGATCCGACGGAACGGGACGATGTCGGTGCTCGACGCCGCGACCCTCGCGTCCGTGAGGGAGATCGCTGCGCACGAGGGAGACGCGCGCGGGCTCGTCGTCGCGGGTGATGGGCGTGTATGGACCGGAGGTCTCGATCGACGAATCGTGGCGTGGGATCTCGCCACCGGTCGTGAGCTCGCGTCGCTGCCCACGCGTCTCTCGTCGGTCACGCAGCTGACGGTCGCGCCGGACGGGACCACGCTCGTCGCGTGCGGCCTCGGCGGCGCCGAAGTTTGGGACCTCGCGCGGTTGGGGACGAAGCCTCGAAATCCGGCCCATCCCGACGTGGTCGTCGACCTCCACTTCTCCGCCGACGGCAAGTCGCTCGTGTCTGCCTCGTACCGCAGCATCCTCCGGTGGGACGTGGCGACGGGTGTACCGAGCGCCCGCGTCGTCCGAACGTCCAAGCGCGGCCGGGACATCGCGGTCGACGAGAGACACGGGATCGTGCTGGCGACGGACGAGCGCGGCGGAATGAGCCTATGGGAGATCGAGAGCGGGCGCTTCTTGGCGACCCTCGGATCGCACAACGTCATGCCCATCGGTATGGCCTACGCGGCGGAGCACGATCTCGCCGCCGTGGGGACCTCCGACGGAACGGTGCTCCTCTTCCAGCCGGGCGCCCGAAAGCTCGTGCGCGAGGTCACGGCGTTTGCCGCGGAGGTGAGAGGGCTCGTGTTCTCTCCCGACGGAGCTACCCTGTACGCGGTCGGGACCGACGGTACCGTCGTCGCGATCGCCGTGAGATCCGGCGCCGTGACCCCGGTGGCTCGACACGAAGGGCGTATCCTCGGGCTCTCCGCGTCTCACGACAGGAGAGCGCTCCTCTTGGCCGGACAAGACGGCGTGGCCGCGCGCCTCGATCTCGCGACCAAGACGGAGACCGTGCTCGGGAAATTTCCCGGGAGGCTTCCGCGGCTCGTGGCGTCACCCGATGGGCGTACGGTCGCCGTGCCGTCGTCCGACGGAAACGTGTATCTTCTCGATACTGTGACGGGGCGGCGTAGATCCTTCGTCGGCAATCGGAGCGAGGTGAACGTCGTGGCGTTCGACCCGTCGGGAAAGATCCTCGCCGTCGGGGGCGACGATCACACGGTGCGCCTCTTCGACGTCGAGAAGGGCGAGCCTCTCTGGCGGCCCGATCCCGCCTTCGTCGATGCCGACCCCGGAGCGGCCCCTGCGGGGAAGTCGGATTCGGCGATCCGGTACACGAAGCCGCTCGACGGCCTCGGGGCGGTGGTCGCCTTCGAGAATGGAACTGTCGAAATTCGTTCGGAAAAGGGCGCTTCGGTGAGAACCCTTAGGGACACCCCGAGCAGGCCCTCGACCCGCGTGCTCGCGGGCCCGCTCGGGACGCTCGCGCTCGGCTTCGAAGACGGCACCTTCGGACTTTGGGACACGGCGATGGGGCTCGCGCTCGACCGGGTGACCCTCCACGGCGCCATCGTGGGCCTCCGAATCGACGCGAGCGGGCTCCGAGGGACGAGCGAGCTCGGGGACTCCGCGACCCTCGAGCTCGGCGCGCTCTCGAAGGACTATTGCGAGCTCTTGGCGGAGGTCCGGAAGGACGTGCCCTACGTGTGGCGCGACGGTGCCATCGCGCCCGAGCCTCGTGAGCTCCCCTGCCGCAGACCGTGA